The genomic window AAGACAGAAACAGAGCTGAGGGTCATAACAATAAACCCAAGATGAATGTGCAGTGAGCCCCCATATGCTTCTCCCTGTGAGCTTAGAGGAGACAGGCTGGCGCTTTGATGCATGCACCTGCTCACTGATGCTGGGCTTTATGCAAGGATTATCAGGCAGCTTCAGTTACCTTGAGGAGCTGGTTGGAAAGAACTACTTGATGTCCCATAAAGCCTTGGATTGCCCAAACCTCTCCGCTAACCATTAGATAGGATTAGACAGTGTTGCCATATCCAGAGTTAAACAACAGaacaacatataaaataataaatatttattaaatgccaagttTTCCATACAGAGTTCTATAGTGGCATTGATTTATTTGGCCCCTAACCAAGTTTCCTGGGTTTTGTCAAGGGAGAATAAGGGGTACATGGGGAAGCAAGAAACTTTCTGAGCTACACCCTGATACCTTTATATCAACAGAATGGAAGAATGGGGACTAAGGTTAGATTTGGAATCTGTAACAGAGCTGGTAGAGATGTGTAGGAGGAGAACAGCCAGCAACCAGCATTTAGTCATACTCATCACAGATACTAATTAATTCCTACTAATATGTTCActatggcttttttaaaaaaagttctgatTTTGGTAACCCACGATGAGAACGCAGGTCTAAGGAAGACAGGGAGAAGAGGTTTTATGAAGGGGATCAGTGATgccaggaaagaatgaaaaagtttgTACAGCGTTGCTTCCCTAACCCTGCaatccatttaaaatattaaatgacaaAGAATGTCCCGATTTAGGTAGTTCCTTGATAGATGATAGAGTTCCACTGGGTAAtgggaggtaggaaggaaagggaatgcaGTAAGCCTCTACCCAAACTTGGAAATGCTGCCATTTAACCCTACGGGTTTTGCTGTCTCTGTTTAGCTAGATTAAGCCTTTTTCCAAACTGTGCTGCTCCCCAGTGGccaaacaaagtaaaacaaaaataatagctgAGTTCCTGTTAGTTCACAGATCCAGAGGGGGCTTCATTCAGCTACTGATGCCCCAGAAAATCAAAGGAGTGATTGGAGAAGGTGCATCCACAATCACATttacttttccctctcttcccctttagATGCCATATTTAGGTTTATAGACTTAGAGCCGGAAAGAACCTTACAGATTATctagcccaacctcctcatttgacagatgaaacaGGTCCACTTAAGCTAAGGAGAGAACTGAGCTGTAAAGACAGAGTTAACTGTCTTTTGGAGGCAGAAAAACTCATTACAATTCCCTTACAAGAGCAGCTTGGGAGCATGCCAGTGGCACTTTGTGATTAAGTGCCATCTTTCTTAAGGATTCCCTAATCATTACAGTTCAATTACTCCAGTCAGGTGAAGAAAGAGGAGGCGAGTACCAGCGGCCATTTTCCCATGTTCGGGGTGATGCAGTTCAGAGGCAAACATTCCATACCCTTGGTAGAAATGGGAAGAGAATTCAACTCATGACAGTTTACACTGTTAATTTGccattctctattttatttatacagttctttgtgtattgtctcccctattagactgtttgttccttgggagcagggcctatcgtttgcctttctttgtatccccagcacgtagcaccatgcctagcacacagtaggtattttaataaatgctattgactTATCAAAACAGCTTAAAATAGGGAGTTTAATTCCCAATGGCTCAAAAATCATACCTCTGCAAAGTCTGAACCATTCTGGGCTAGAGCCAGATACTGAAAGAACAAAGAGGAAAACAGTCTCTCCCCTAGTGGGGATGGAAAGTTCCCAAATCTGGGTATTCTGTGCTTTCTATGTTGAATATCTCTTTAGGCCAGGTGGAGACCAGTGGTGCTCAGATAGCATGCTGATAGGTCAGCTCTTTCCCTCTGGCACTCTCCCTCACTGGGAAAGAGCCCTGCTGGGTACCCTTCTTGCACAGGGACATTTAGGACCTCAGGGACTGAACACAGATAATGAAACTAGTAGATTGTACCATAGTGGGGAGGATTATATAAGACAGAgcccccaaaaagagaaagtgCTAAGGGGCTAGCCCAGCACTGTACtataaaatatacacatggaCTTTTGGGAGCTACTTGGGAGGACTAAGTTTGCATGTAGCCTGCAGAGAGCAGCATTCTTCCAGCAATCACCTGACCACTTTTTAGCACTGCATTTTTGGTcaagaaatatttttacttttaaaatttaaaaaccagtCCAGAATGCTCTAACTAGATATTTTTTCAGAGAAgttgatttttccccttttttccataAATACTTGGAGGTAAGTTGATTGACTGAATAGAAGACATTCCTGTCATACTACACATAGAGAAAATAgggtagaaaaataaataagggtGGTTCCTGAGCACagaaaaattctttcatttccctttatGTACTCATTGCTTTCTTGCCCAGAAAATACATTCATGTGGAAATTTCCAAAAAGCATTTCCCTGAGAGCATGTGTTCATTCATGtagttttttcaaattttaaactcctttctctttaatttaaaaaaatgtacttgCCACCACCATTTTCAAAACCCACTAACCTTGCATAGGAGATGTGACAATTTCAGGTTTGTACAGGTTTATATCTCACATATAGATTCTTTCCAATGCTCTTTGTTTAGTTTATTTATGAACCAACCCCTACCAGGAATTTGAAGAGGCTGGCTAAGTTCTCATAACAAAGAGAGAACTATTTGAGTTAGCCTAACCAATTAAAACCGcacaaaggagagaaggagccAGATGCTCTTGGCTTTATCTGGACCAGAGGTGGATATGCGTATGTGACTAGAAAGTTGGCTTTCTGATGGAAGGAAGATTCTGAAGCCCTGGAGAATAAGGAAATAGAAACAGATCTACATCATCTGTTTTGGCTATTATAGTGTCAAAGTCTGACTGCATAGTAGTCAGCTCATCACAAATATTAACTCTTCACTCAGTTTCTCAATACCAGAGATTCTGTACCTAAACTACCATCTATCTTCCTGATTGCTTGGGTCACACTTTATTTGGGGGATAAATACAGTGACTGTAGACAGATAATGGAGTGTAGCTTTTGAAAAGAAGGAGCAGGATAGGTTTTCCTATCCAAAGACGGGAGAAATGAACCCAAGTATTTTGCTTAATGCAAGAACTGCTTCTGGGTAGGTAGTATCATGCCATGGAAACATGTATGGAAACCGTAGGTTTTAGACTCTTTTGGACAACAAATGACACATTCTGGCTAAGAACCCTTGTCACTGCTATTGTTTCCCTGTCTTTAAGGACTAACAGAGTCATTTTTATGGGACCAGTCTTTCTGAGCCAGAATCTATAAGGAAAACAGTCCCTATAGTTTGGGTTACATTGCAGCACACTGGAAAAGACCATTGACTCTAGAGTCTTAGGACCTAGGTTCAAACATCACCTCTGACACACACAacagtgtgactttggacaaatgacttaaacTTCCTGGTCCTCAGTTAgattagatgtcctctgaggtcagTTCCAGCTTTACATTTATGATCTTATGAGTAAAAAAGGCCTaaggaggtggagaaagaagTCCTTGTGATTCATTACACACAGACCTGGCAGCTTAGACATCTGATCCAACAAAATCCATGGCCCCCAGTTTCTTCAGGGACCAGCCTTTACATTCCAACTTTCCCATCACTTTACTCAGAGGCAATGAAAAGGATTTATAATGCAGAACTCACCTCCTCCTACCTCCTGGACCTAACTTCCTCTTATAATGGCcccttcttttctgtttccatATCCAGCAAGAACATGGTTCCCCTGGCCACATCATCCTTCTGTGGATCTCAAACAACTCTGAAGAGCAGTAGTCTAGGAAGTATTTTTCTGGGCTCAGCTGGTGAGTCAAGTAACACAGAGACCATCATGGAGGACTAACTACCTACCTGTAGTCCTTGAGTATTTGGTGAGAGATGATTCCATGCCTGAGGATAGGGGAATGAGCTGAGATCCTCAGAGGCCCCTATTTGGCATTTATGGCTTAGAGTGAGAGACCAAGGGCCACAGGAGAGTCAGTCCTTGGGCAGGGTGGGGAACATCTAGCACCAGGAAGCATTGAAAGTGGCAGGGAAACCCTTACTGACTTAGAGACAAGGGATAGAGCCagggacagaagaaaaacatggaTATGGTATGAACAGGAAAGCATGAAGAGAGAGCGGTTGACAGaataaaggagagggagaggaaagaggagacaggaagggatatatgtagagtaCAGAGAAACTACAGAGATAGCAAGCTCCTGCATGCCTGATTGGATATATCTGTGCAGCAAGGAGGCATCGAGAAAGTTCACTGAGGATAGCAGGTAGGTAGGTACCTGGTAATGGTGTAAATACTTTACTTATAGTCAGCAGGTGGAAGAAATGGGAACAaagacaaatacatacatacatgcacacgtgtgtgtgtgtgtgtgtatgtgtgtgtatcttaagACAACCATCCTTACCAAGGCTACCTACCAGGTAACATATAGATTGGTGCCCTTAGGCAAAGAGTTAGTATATAAGTAAGGGGCAGAGATCAGATCAACTTATCCAGGATCAGAAAATCTGACTTGGGGAAAGACTTGGGGAATGACATACATATACCATTGTTCTTTGTGGGAAAGAGTGGTATTACTAATGCAGTGGTTTCCCCACAAGGAGAGAAAGGTGCTCCTGAACAAAGTGGAGAAGATCAGGGAGGCTGACCTTCCTACCCTTACTTCCActcctggggagggaggtggcAATGGTGGGGATGGGATGGCAGCAAGGAAGACAAGAGATCACTTCCCGCCCCGGGGAAGGGCAGGGGTGGGCCCGGGCTGTGACACCATGATGTGGTAAATGGACTCCCGAAAGCGCTGGTCTCGACTCAGCCTCTTGGCCACTTCCTTGAGGTCCTCAATGCTGTTGGCCTCCAACTGGGATGTCATGAAGGACTGGGAAGGTTTCACTGAAAATACAGCAAGACCCACGCAACCCCACTCTTACCAATAAACTTCTCCATTGGCTCTGCTCACTATTCCTATTTTTGCTTCTTTCAATGTAAGATAATTATACCAGTATTGTAAATACATTTGCATTGAAGAGCTCATTTCAAATTAAAGTGTTAAGTCCCACTTCTGAATTCTATATCTGAAACAGAACTCTTTTGGAATGCTTTTGTCTTTGAGAAAAACAGtggggaggggttgggggggagggaagaagggagactaGATGCTCTGGGAAACAGGGTAACTCTCCAAATGTTAAGGGGTTGAGGGGAAGGAAGCCCTATGAGAGCGATGTCAAGGTGACAAGACCCTAGGGGTGGGTTGGAGTGAGAAGGCAAGGTCTTTCCCCATACTATATCACTGAAGGCCAAAATGTGACTCTCTTTTCCCACCCCTACCCTGGCCCAAATCCCATAGGGTAATTTAGAAGGCACTCACTGTCATTCCAGGATGTGCTAGATCTCCTTCGATGGAAACGACAGCTCTTGATACGACGGGTAGCAGCCTTGTGAATATACACTGAGTTCTTCATGATAACTGGCATCTTGGCTTCCAGCTCAGCATTCCGTATACACTCCTCAAAGAACCCTGTGGGGGAAGGGCCATGGCAGAAGTTGATGAGACATCCCAGTACCCTGAACCTCCCAAAGAATTCTAGGTCAGATTAGAAAATCAAGGActtccactccccctccccccactcctctCAAATTCCCCCCAAATAAAAACATACACAAGGAATACAATAGAAAGAACTAGAAGAGTTGGTGATTGATGATACAGAAGTCAACCCTTCGTGTATCGTGAGATacaaaaatttggcaacagtgaaAGGTTTCTGAAGAGGCAATAAccaaaaattaactaaaaatcaaatacataatgaatccaaggtgtttctggaagCACTTGCCAGTATCGCATCATGCACCTttactgcagccttggttctgaacacaaagcacaCGCACCTTGCATTGCGCATGCCCTCAGGCCATTTGATGCCATCCAACAGCTGCCAAAAAGGGATCATGtgtggaaaaagtttaaaaagtttaagaagccctgatatAGATAATGGACCTGGGAGCAttagacaaaggaaaataatatccTACCCTATACCTCATCGAAACGAGGAAGAAAGGACAAAACTCGCCCCAAGGGCAAATCTCTGATCTGGACacagcagaaggaggaggagggaaaacgGAGGGAATGAAAGATGGAGAGGAGTGGGATGAGAGCCAAaagatggggaggaagaaggaagaaagttagaaaaggaagaggaggagaggagagacagaagaggagaaaaaggaagagatggagagaagagtcaacatttattaatgcaGGGACTTACGGTTTCCAAAGTCTttcacataaattatctcatttgatcctccccacAGCCCCACAAGAtaggtattatcctcattttataaataaggaaacttagTTATCAAGCAGCAACTCTGAGAGGTGGAATTCGAAGCCTGGTGcaccctgactccaaggccagttacCCTACCAGGTTCTAAGAGGAATTACCTCGTGTTTTTCTGGTTAGGTTTGAAGTGTGGGATCTGGGTTAGCCTCAGGGTAGAAGGAAAGGAGACCTACTTTTCAGATGGCTGACGTCAGCCTtcatcctctcttctttctctttgtttcgaACCTTGGAGTTGAGCCCTTGCTCCAGGCTCCGAAGGGCTCCTTCTGCCTCCCGAAGTCTCTTCTCAAGGTCCATCCGAATCTTGACCTCAGCCTGAAGTATGGGACATGGGACATAGGAGAGAAAATGATACTAGGGAGTACattccacctcctccatgaagccttccttgatctccCTTGCTAGAAATGATCTCTGCACTGAACTCCTCTACCAATTATTATCTGTACTTACAGGTGATATATCATTTATTGCTCTGTGTTATTGTAGAGATGCCTCATTTCCCCTACCAGACTTTAATCTTCTAGAGGgttactatctctctctctctctctctctctctctctctcgtgctCATGAAATATTTGCTAACTGATTAAGGCAAGATGCTCACTGAATTTGCTAACAGAGATTAAACTCCCTCCCCACACTGCTTGCAGCTACCAAAGGCATGGTGCATACATTTAATAACCACAGTTAGGAGGTAAGGGCATTTTCTGTCACCATCCTAGAATGGGGGCTAACCTTCAACAgttccctgttgcctctaagataaaatacaaatttctcagtttggcatttaaagtactTCCCAATCTGGTTCCATcatacctttccaggcttatttcatattattccttgACAGACATCTTATGTTCTGGTCAAATTGGCCCACTTTTGATTCCTTAACCTTCCCATTCCATCTCCTGCCAGCATCCTTTTGTATAGGCTGTGCTCCATGTCTTGGAATGAACTCCCTTGTCAGTTCTCCCTTttagaatccttggcttccttcaaggctcacctTCAAGGTGCCACCTCCAACAGGATGCCTTTCCTGCTTCCCCTAGTTATTGGTATTCTCTCCAACCTCGAATGATTAGGTTATCTTTTTATATCGTCTTATTATATTTATCTTCTTATATTGTCCCCTGCCCTaggagaacataagctccttgagggcaagagttttctatttcatctctgtattcccagtaccttGTATATAGTAATTAACAATTTGGGGGGTATTGGATTGGGTTGAGATGGAGAAACCCACACAGGAAGAAAGGAATGCGAGGCAAAGGTCTAGTGACACACTTATATCCCAAAGATAATCTGGGTAAAAAAGGGCACCTGCGGCCAAGGCTTAGCACCTTGAGGTCCCTCTCGGTCTGCTGCTTCTCCTCTGTCAGCTCCTGCAGAGAATTCTGCAGGGCTTGTGACTGGCTGGAATAGAACTCCCGTTCCTCCTCCAATGCCCGagatctttcttcattttccttcatcctgTCTCAAGGAGGAGAGGCTTATGACCATCTCTACTCACCCAGTTCATTCCTCCGGTAAGGTAGTTAGGGAGGGCACTTCAGGAAATGACCCAATCAGAGCACAGCCCTGGAGGGGTATGAGGGAtatgaggggagaaagagaagatgtcAGGCAATTCTCCCAGCCCTTTGCATATCTGCCTGGAGAAGCTCTGTGACCCATAGATTACTTTAGCACCACAACCTTCTATCCCACATTAACCATCAACCAGTGAGGACTCATCTCCGTTTGGCTCCTGGGGAAACTGATTCAGAGAGTAAGGAATGAGTAAGTAATTATTCATCTACTTTGCAGTACAACTCAAGTGTCCTAGTTCCCAGCCAATCTTGTATTCTTTCACCTCTTCTCCGCAAGGAGTTTCTCCTCCAGAAGTTGCTGCATCTTTTCTTCAATCTGCCGCAGGTTACAATGGAGACCCCCACTGGGGTGGAGCTGCTTGTTCTGACTGGCCTGAGTCTCTGATTGGTTCTCATGCTCCTGAAGCATCTCCAaggttcttttcttctctatggaGAGTTCCTAGGGTAGGGATGGAGGGGAAAGAGCATAAATGAGGTACCTCCCTTAGGCAGCCAGGTAATAGAGTGGTTAGAGAGCTGacaatggagtcaagaagacctgagttcaggt from Notamacropus eugenii isolate mMacEug1 chromosome 1, mMacEug1.pri_v2, whole genome shotgun sequence includes these protein-coding regions:
- the PLEKHD1 gene encoding pleckstrin homology domain-containing family D member 1 isoform X2, with the translated sequence MFASKSNSVSPSPSMEQADADALDISTKVQLYGVLWKRPFGRQSAKWSRRFFIIKESFLLYYSESEKKSFESNKYFNIHPKGVIPLGGCLVEAKEEPNMPYAMKISHQDFHGNIVLAAESEFEQVQWLEMLRESGKVTWKNAQLGEAMIKSLETQGLQLAKEKQEYLDKLMEETEELCLQREQREELERLNQILEAEKQQFEEVVQELRMEQEQIKRELELTARCLKGVEQEKKELRNLTESLQQTLEELSIEKKRTLEMLQEHENQSETQASQNKQLHPSGGLHCNLRQIEEKMQQLLEEKLLAEKRMKENEERSRALEEEREFYSSQSQALQNSLQELTEEKQQTERDLKAEVKIRMDLEKRLREAEGALRSLEQGLNSKVRNKEKEERMKADVSHLKRFFEECIRNAELEAKMPVIMKNSVYIHKAATRRIKSCRFHRRRSSTSWNDMKPSQSFMTSQLEANSIEDLKEVAKRLSRDQRFRESIYHIMVSQPGPTPALPRGGK
- the PLEKHD1 gene encoding pleckstrin homology domain-containing family D member 1 isoform X4, with the translated sequence MPYAMKISHQDFHGNIVLAAESEFEQVQWLEMLRESGKVTWKNAQLGEAMIKSLETQGLQLAKEKQEYLDKLMEETEELCLQREQREELERLNQILEAEKQQFEEVVQELRMEQEQIKRELELTARCLKGVEQEKKELRNLTESLQQTLEELSIEKKRTLEMLQEHENQSETQASQNKQLHPSGGLHCNLRQIEEKMQQLLEEKLLAEKRMKENEERSRALEEEREFYSSQSQALQNSLQELTEEKQQTERDLKAEVKIRMDLEKRLREAEGALRSLEQGLNSKVRNKEKEERMKADVSHLKRFFEECIRNAELEAKMPVIMKNSVYIHKAATRRIKSCRFHRRRSSTSWNDMKPSQSFMTSQLEANSIEDLKEVAKRLSRDQRFRESIYHIMVSQPGPTPALPRGGK